The Bacteroidales bacterium WCE2008 genome includes a region encoding these proteins:
- a CDS encoding MFS/sugar transport protein codes for MANNESKGFYKLNWAQRIGFGSGDLAQNLIFQTVACYLMLYLTTVLKINPAFVSGLILSVRLIDCFWSPIVGRYIDNRNPKLGKYRSYLLYGGIPLTIAACLLMLPQAAAWSMTMKIIYATVSYTLLSMIYSVVNIPYGSIMASMTRDNDEVLILTSTRMVCANIGQIVVQAGFPIGLAMVAHTAIDWNQAIFMAIGTIPAFVILPSLPVLKRWLGKKGLYYMLLSIGFVGFAALYVIGKFFDVESNNTLVQTAKVMTGVGLLVGSLMWALVPEVITEAEFRTGNRPAATVNALAGVAFKAGFSIAGWITPLVMGMIGFNLASEQSALPTAPKAWFTVTCIFAIVGFVLLTLCFLGSKENITTTPEKPVSFGEMWKEFKANKCLQLVLGIFVVVFLASFISAPVNAYYVKLNEYSTTAQNAILWFTCIIPAILLIIVGYLIYKYPLTDEKLDEMSRKIEEKN; via the coding sequence ATGGCAAACAACGAATCCAAAGGATTTTACAAGTTGAACTGGGCGCAGCGTATCGGCTTCGGGTCGGGAGACCTGGCGCAGAATCTGATTTTCCAGACTGTCGCATGCTACCTGATGCTTTATCTTACCACGGTTCTGAAGATTAATCCGGCCTTTGTAAGCGGACTGATTCTTTCTGTCCGTCTCATTGACTGTTTCTGGAGCCCGATCGTAGGACGATATATCGACAACAGGAATCCTAAACTTGGCAAATACCGCTCATACCTTCTTTACGGCGGAATTCCTCTTACTATCGCAGCATGTCTGTTGATGCTTCCTCAGGCCGCAGCATGGTCGATGACCATGAAGATCATATATGCTACTGTCAGCTACACCCTGCTCAGCATGATATATTCAGTCGTAAACATTCCTTACGGCTCGATCATGGCAAGTATGACCCGCGACAACGACGAAGTCCTCATACTTACTTCAACCCGAATGGTCTGCGCCAACATCGGCCAGATCGTAGTACAGGCCGGTTTCCCTATCGGACTCGCCATGGTTGCCCATACTGCAATCGACTGGAACCAGGCTATTTTCATGGCCATCGGTACAATCCCTGCATTTGTCATCCTTCCTTCCTTGCCTGTGCTCAAGAGATGGCTCGGAAAGAAAGGCCTTTATTATATGCTTCTTTCCATCGGCTTCGTCGGATTCGCCGCCCTGTATGTGATCGGCAAGTTCTTTGACGTCGAAAGCAACAATACCCTCGTCCAGACCGCCAAGGTGATGACCGGTGTCGGACTTCTCGTAGGTTCTCTTATGTGGGCCCTCGTCCCTGAAGTGATCACGGAAGCCGAGTTCCGTACCGGCAACAGACCTGCCGCTACTGTCAATGCCCTCGCGGGTGTTGCATTCAAGGCTGGCTTCTCCATCGCCGGCTGGATCACCCCTCTTGTCATGGGAATGATCGGCTTCAACCTCGCCAGCGAGCAGTCCGCCCTTCCTACGGCGCCTAAGGCATGGTTTACTGTGACATGTATTTTCGCCATAGTCGGATTCGTCCTCCTTACCCTCTGCTTCCTCGGCAGCAAGGAGAATATCACGACAACTCCGGAAAAGCCGGTTTCGTTTGGCGAAATGTGGAAGGAATTCAAGGCCAACAAGTGCCTTCAGCTTGTGCTCGGCATCTTTGTAGTAGTGTTCCTCGCTTCCTTCATAAGCGCTCCGGTCAATGCTTACTACGTCAAGCTCAATGAGTATTCAACAACAGCCCAGAACGCCATTCTCTGGTTTACCTGCATAATTCCGGCAATCCTTCTCATAATTGTCGGATACCTCATCTACAAGTATCCTCTTACCGACGAGAAGCTTGACGAGATGAGCAGAAAGATTGAAGAAAAGAACTAA
- a CDS encoding endo-1,4-beta-xylanase, which translates to MKNAYIIIAALAVAACAPKAPLGLKDVLGDKFLVGTALNEQQIRHQDPKADSIVALHFNAIVPENCMKHAELHPKEDEYNFELADKFVEYGEAAGLTMTGHCLVWHSQTGRWMFFDDKGELASPELLKQRMKDHITTVMTRYKGKLKGWDVVNEAIMEDGSYRKSLYYQILGEEFIPWAFQCAHEADPDAELYYNDYGMNLEGRRNGVVRLIRQLKERGLRIDAVGMQGHMGMDYPTVDEFRASMDAFIAEGVDVMITEWDMSANPTETQSADVGETQRLRMSMWTAAPEEREAIRQELLARLCPYSDGLPEDVSAEWNARMRAFTDLFIEYADHITRVTAWGITDATSWKNGFVVPGGTDYPLLFDREYNAKPFVNQLIEDYK; encoded by the coding sequence ATGAAGAACGCATACATCATAATCGCAGCCCTCGCAGTTGCAGCATGCGCCCCTAAGGCCCCTCTAGGACTTAAGGACGTCCTCGGGGACAAGTTCCTTGTCGGAACGGCTCTCAACGAGCAGCAGATCCGTCACCAGGATCCGAAGGCGGACTCTATCGTAGCCCTGCACTTCAATGCCATCGTCCCGGAGAACTGCATGAAGCACGCGGAACTGCACCCGAAAGAAGATGAATACAACTTCGAGCTTGCAGACAAGTTCGTGGAGTACGGCGAAGCAGCCGGTCTTACAATGACAGGCCACTGCCTCGTATGGCATTCCCAGACGGGACGCTGGATGTTCTTCGATGATAAGGGAGAACTCGCATCCCCTGAACTTCTCAAGCAGAGGATGAAAGACCATATCACTACAGTGATGACCCGTTATAAGGGTAAGCTCAAAGGCTGGGACGTCGTCAATGAAGCTATCATGGAAGACGGCTCATACCGCAAGAGCCTTTACTACCAGATCCTCGGAGAGGAATTCATTCCGTGGGCCTTCCAGTGCGCCCATGAGGCCGACCCTGATGCCGAGCTCTACTACAATGACTATGGCATGAACCTCGAAGGCCGTCGCAATGGTGTCGTACGCCTTATCCGCCAGCTCAAGGAGAGAGGCCTCCGCATCGATGCTGTCGGCATGCAGGGCCATATGGGCATGGACTATCCGACTGTCGACGAATTCCGCGCCTCCATGGACGCGTTCATCGCCGAGGGTGTCGATGTCATGATCACGGAGTGGGACATGAGCGCGAACCCGACCGAGACCCAGTCTGCAGATGTCGGCGAAACCCAGCGCCTCCGCATGAGCATGTGGACTGCTGCGCCTGAGGAGAGAGAGGCTATCCGCCAGGAGCTCCTCGCAAGGCTCTGCCCTTATTCCGACGGTCTTCCTGAGGATGTGTCCGCTGAGTGGAACGCCCGCATGAGAGCATTTACCGATCTCTTCATCGAGTATGCCGACCATATTACTCGCGTGACCGCGTGGGGTATCACCGACGCTACTTCGTGGAAGAACGGATTCGTAGTGCCGGGAGGAACCGACTACCCGCTCCTCTTCGACCGCGAATATAATGCAAAACCTTTTGTCAATCAGTTAATTGAAGATTATAAATAA
- a CDS encoding sialate O-acetylesterase has translation MVYKIDTFVSGNNAKTYVMKYRSAYLIIAAAIIAAAALTGCRKEANVCPATIFGDSMVLQRDVPVPIWGTARPGAKVRFSLVSADSQKDYETRADSEGKWKVLMDARPAGGPYELRFEEFTISDVLYGDVYIGSGQSNMELPVRRCMDAVAADVKGYSNNNIRYIKVPLSYEFKGPAEDLRYANWEVASSDSAVTEWGAVLYFTARYLQAATGVPVGMINSSVGGSPIEAWIGEQCLPGYALEELKFYKDEHNLDSIKNFNANLYTEWQAAHNALPANTEAKWEDVDIFTVDWAEDEKGQAICGSHFFTRTVDLTEEEAEGDAILHLGAIVDADSVFVNGTFVGNTTYMYPPRNYKVPAGVLKAGSNEIEIHLYSYGNVPAFVPGKRYSLETGAAEKSLLKGWRHKAGRRMPPRPGEVFLQYKSAGLFNAMIAPIKEFPTSGVIWYQGESNCFNAADYGNLLETMITEWRSEMGNPTLKFYIIELAAFEHSELTDNDFGWNRVQKEQKRTAERMDGVYLVPNGDLGEWNDIHPQDKKTVGLRTSNTILDSNK, from the coding sequence ATGGTATATAAAATTGATACCTTTGTATCGGGAAATAATGCTAAAACCTACGTTATGAAGTATAGATCCGCATACTTGATTATAGCCGCCGCAATTATCGCGGCAGCAGCCTTGACCGGCTGCCGGAAAGAGGCGAACGTATGCCCTGCGACAATCTTTGGAGATTCGATGGTACTCCAGCGCGACGTTCCCGTCCCTATATGGGGTACTGCCCGTCCCGGAGCCAAAGTGAGATTCTCCCTTGTATCCGCAGACAGCCAGAAAGACTATGAAACCAGAGCCGATTCGGAAGGAAAATGGAAAGTCCTTATGGACGCCCGTCCTGCCGGCGGTCCGTATGAACTCAGATTCGAAGAATTCACCATCAGCGACGTCCTTTACGGAGATGTATATATAGGTTCCGGCCAGTCAAACATGGAACTTCCGGTAAGAAGATGCATGGACGCGGTAGCCGCTGATGTCAAGGGATACTCCAATAACAATATAAGATATATCAAGGTCCCTCTCTCATACGAATTCAAGGGACCGGCAGAGGATCTCCGCTACGCCAATTGGGAAGTCGCATCTTCCGACAGCGCAGTTACCGAATGGGGAGCTGTCCTCTACTTTACGGCTCGTTATCTTCAGGCTGCGACCGGTGTTCCTGTCGGAATGATCAATTCATCCGTCGGCGGCTCTCCGATCGAGGCCTGGATAGGCGAGCAGTGCCTTCCGGGATATGCTCTCGAAGAACTGAAGTTCTATAAGGACGAGCATAATCTCGACAGCATCAAGAATTTCAACGCAAACCTCTATACCGAGTGGCAGGCGGCTCACAACGCCCTTCCGGCCAACACTGAGGCGAAATGGGAGGACGTGGACATATTCACCGTGGACTGGGCTGAAGACGAGAAAGGCCAGGCAATCTGCGGAAGCCACTTCTTCACCAGGACTGTCGACTTGACGGAGGAAGAGGCGGAAGGAGATGCGATACTCCATCTCGGAGCTATCGTCGACGCTGACTCAGTCTTCGTCAACGGCACATTTGTCGGCAATACTACCTACATGTACCCTCCGCGCAACTACAAAGTGCCTGCAGGTGTACTCAAGGCCGGCTCGAACGAAATTGAAATACATCTCTACTCATATGGCAATGTCCCGGCATTCGTTCCGGGCAAGCGCTACTCCCTTGAAACGGGGGCTGCTGAAAAGAGCCTCCTGAAGGGATGGCGTCACAAGGCAGGAAGGCGCATGCCTCCAAGACCTGGCGAAGTGTTCCTGCAGTACAAGTCCGCAGGACTTTTCAACGCCATGATCGCTCCAATCAAGGAATTCCCGACGAGCGGAGTTATCTGGTACCAGGGCGAAAGCAACTGCTTCAACGCTGCCGACTACGGCAACCTTCTCGAGACGATGATTACCGAGTGGAGAAGTGAAATGGGAAATCCTACGCTCAAATTCTATATAATAGAACTCGCGGCATTCGAGCATTCCGAACTTACCGACAACGACTTCGGCTGGAACAGGGTGCAGAAGGAGCAGAAGAGGACCGCGGAGCGCATGGACGGAGTATATCTCGTTCCTAACGGCGATCTCGGCGAGTGGAACGATATCCATCCTCAGGATAAAAAGACAGTTGGACTTAGAACATCTAACACAATACTCGATAGTAATAAATAG
- a CDS encoding alpha-glucuronidase, producing the protein MSVIVTGCARGHDNLWLDGQVPRDAAPAYSYRILNHWDNLDDTVERGYAGHSIWGWTSGELPVERISEYGALNQKIGINGIVLNNVNASPAILDHEHLVRVGKIADILRHYGIKVYLSVNFASPMHVGSGADSTILSTADPLDKAVKKWWNDKTDEIYGLIPDFGGFLVKASSEGQPGPQDFGRTHVDGANMLANALVDHGGIVMWRAFVYSAGSPDRAMQAYDEFMPLDGKFADNVAIQVKNGPIDFQPREPYSPLFGAMRRTSLAPELQITQEYLGQGNHSVFLAPMWKEFLDSDTYRDGPGSLVSRVSGPIIAGVANVGQDENWCGNIFAQANWYAFGRLAWDPSLSSAQIADEWIRLTFPRPFFVSRRRFTEKFVEPVKAMMLSSWETCVDYMMPLGLHHIFAWEHHYGPEPWCDIPGARPDWLPSYYHRADTIGLGFDRTVDGSAAVLQYNDPFCTRIDDIRTCPEKYLLWFHHVPWDHKMRSGNTLWDELCYRYDRGVKATRANVELWESLRMYVDRDRWKSIHEKLQIQAADAAWWRDACLQYFAQFSRRPYPSGIEQPVIPLDSLQRIHLPMTYHN; encoded by the coding sequence GTGTCGGTTATCGTCACGGGTTGTGCCCGCGGACACGATAACCTATGGTTGGATGGACAGGTTCCGCGTGATGCGGCGCCTGCCTATTCCTACCGTATTCTAAACCACTGGGACAACCTTGACGATACTGTTGAACGCGGGTACGCGGGCCACTCCATCTGGGGATGGACCTCGGGCGAACTGCCAGTCGAAAGAATCTCCGAATATGGTGCGCTCAACCAGAAAATCGGAATCAACGGAATAGTACTTAACAATGTCAATGCCTCTCCCGCAATCCTGGACCACGAGCATCTCGTGCGTGTAGGGAAGATCGCCGACATTCTCCGGCATTACGGGATCAAGGTTTATCTATCCGTCAACTTCGCTTCTCCTATGCATGTAGGCTCCGGAGCTGACAGCACAATCCTATCTACAGCCGATCCTCTGGACAAGGCGGTGAAGAAATGGTGGAACGACAAGACAGACGAAATCTACGGACTTATCCCCGACTTCGGAGGTTTCCTTGTCAAGGCCTCGAGTGAAGGCCAGCCGGGCCCCCAGGACTTCGGACGTACCCATGTGGACGGCGCCAATATGCTTGCAAATGCTCTCGTGGACCACGGGGGCATAGTTATGTGGCGCGCTTTTGTCTATAGCGCCGGAAGCCCGGATCGGGCGATGCAAGCTTACGACGAATTCATGCCCCTCGACGGCAAATTCGCCGACAATGTTGCCATTCAAGTCAAGAATGGCCCTATCGATTTCCAGCCCCGGGAGCCTTACAGCCCTTTGTTCGGTGCCATGCGCCGTACCTCTCTCGCTCCGGAGCTGCAGATAACCCAGGAGTACCTCGGGCAGGGAAACCATTCGGTCTTCCTCGCGCCTATGTGGAAGGAATTCCTGGATTCGGACACGTATCGTGACGGTCCGGGCTCGCTGGTCTCCCGTGTGTCGGGTCCGATCATCGCCGGAGTCGCCAATGTTGGCCAGGATGAGAACTGGTGCGGAAATATCTTCGCCCAGGCTAACTGGTACGCTTTCGGCCGGCTTGCGTGGGATCCATCCCTCAGTTCCGCCCAGATTGCGGACGAGTGGATCCGGCTGACCTTCCCGCGTCCTTTTTTCGTGTCCAGACGCAGGTTCACCGAAAAGTTCGTCGAGCCTGTCAAAGCGATGATGCTCTCCTCCTGGGAGACATGTGTCGATTACATGATGCCGCTGGGGCTGCATCACATCTTTGCCTGGGAGCACCATTATGGTCCGGAACCATGGTGCGACATTCCTGGCGCCCGTCCTGACTGGCTGCCGTCCTACTATCATCGTGCCGATACCATCGGCCTCGGTTTCGACAGGACGGTCGACGGTTCTGCCGCCGTGTTGCAGTACAATGATCCTTTCTGTACCCGCATTGATGATATCAGGACGTGCCCTGAGAAGTATCTTCTCTGGTTCCACCATGTTCCGTGGGACCACAAGATGCGCAGCGGAAACACCCTTTGGGACGAGCTCTGCTACCGTTATGACCGCGGCGTAAAGGCGACGCGCGCCAATGTCGAGCTCTGGGAATCCCTTCGCATGTATGTGGACCGTGACCGCTGGAAGTCCATCCACGAAAAGCTGCAGATCCAGGCCGCCGACGCCGCCTGGTGGCGCGACGCCTGCCTCCAGTACTTCGCCCAGTTCTCCCGCCGCCCATACCCGTCCGGCATCGAACAGCCCGTCATCCCCCTCGACTCCCTCCAGCGCATCCATCTCCCCATGACCTACCACAACTAG
- a CDS encoding serine/threonine-protein kinase HipA: protein MKTLKVLLYGRQIGTLALLPSGFCSFEYTAEFCRSGMEPSPLHMPAVEGRVYMFPNLARETFSGLPGMIADSLPDRFGQALLDQWLTSQGRSAGGANALEKLAYQGRRCMGALTYEPAADVRMNKSSVIEMESLVETARKALSSKEGFQSTFDDDEQAILDILKIGTSAGGQRAKAVIAVNDKTKEIRSGQVAAPEGFRYWILKFDGFDSNGVTTEPADFGRIEYAFSECVRRAGIRMTECRLKEENGRAHFMTERFDRVASGKLHMQTLCGLAHYDFNMSGAYSYEQAFEVMRRLGLSYEEMQEMFRRMAFNVMCMNMDDHTKNISFLMDRSGRWSLSPAYDMLYSYNPEGQFAYAHQMTVAGKRAGITREDLLSVASEQGILRPGEILQEVRDAVLDFASVASSVGIRQANIRRITSDISQNLHDGGF from the coding sequence ATGAAAACGCTGAAGGTACTCCTTTATGGTAGGCAGATAGGGACGCTGGCGCTTTTGCCTAGCGGTTTCTGCTCATTCGAATATACGGCTGAGTTCTGCCGTTCCGGCATGGAGCCATCGCCTCTGCATATGCCGGCGGTCGAGGGCAGGGTCTATATGTTCCCGAATCTTGCCCGCGAGACGTTCAGCGGGCTGCCGGGAATGATTGCGGATTCGCTGCCGGACCGGTTCGGACAGGCTCTGCTGGACCAGTGGCTTACGAGTCAGGGACGGTCTGCCGGAGGGGCGAATGCGCTGGAGAAGCTGGCGTACCAGGGAAGACGCTGCATGGGCGCGCTGACTTATGAGCCTGCGGCCGACGTACGTATGAACAAGAGTTCCGTGATTGAGATGGAGAGTCTGGTGGAGACGGCGAGGAAGGCGCTCTCGTCGAAGGAGGGATTCCAGTCGACGTTTGATGATGATGAGCAGGCGATTCTGGATATTCTGAAGATCGGGACTTCGGCCGGGGGCCAGAGGGCGAAGGCTGTGATTGCGGTGAATGACAAGACTAAGGAAATCCGTTCGGGCCAGGTTGCGGCTCCGGAGGGGTTCCGCTACTGGATCCTGAAGTTTGACGGGTTTGATTCGAATGGGGTTACGACGGAGCCGGCGGATTTCGGGAGGATTGAGTATGCATTCTCGGAGTGTGTGCGCCGGGCGGGGATCCGAATGACTGAGTGCCGGCTGAAGGAGGAGAATGGCAGGGCTCATTTCATGACGGAGCGGTTTGACCGGGTTGCTTCGGGAAAGCTGCACATGCAGACGCTGTGCGGGCTGGCGCATTATGATTTCAATATGTCGGGGGCCTATTCTTATGAGCAGGCTTTCGAGGTCATGCGACGGCTGGGCTTGTCGTACGAGGAGATGCAGGAGATGTTCCGGAGAATGGCGTTCAATGTCATGTGCATGAACATGGACGACCATACGAAGAATATTTCGTTTCTGATGGACCGGTCGGGCCGGTGGTCGCTCTCCCCTGCCTATGATATGCTATACAGCTATAACCCGGAGGGACAGTTTGCCTATGCCCACCAGATGACTGTCGCAGGGAAGCGTGCCGGGATCACCCGGGAGGATCTTCTGTCGGTCGCTTCAGAGCAGGGCATCCTCCGGCCGGGGGAGATTCTGCAGGAAGTACGGGACGCAGTGCTTGACTTCGCCTCGGTCGCTTCTTCGGTCGGGATCCGGCAGGCGAATATCCGCCGGATCACCTCGGACATTTCGCAGAATCTGCACGACGGCGGGTTCTAG
- a CDS encoding Glycosyl hydrolases family 43: MATKTPKRYLLPSDYMADPSVHVFDGKLYIYPSHDWESGIPEDDFGSHFAMKDYHVLSLEGKDPMTSPVKDHGVALKIEDIKWAGRQLWDCDVARKNGKYYLYFPLKDKTDIFRFGVAVSDSPTGPFVPQPDPMRGSYSIDVCVFEENGEYYFYFGGIWGGQLQRYRDNKALDTGSTFPADDEPAIPPRVARLSDDMLQFAEEPKPIVILDENGKPLTAGDNHRRFFEASWMHKYNGKYYYSYSTGDTHHLCYAVGDSPYGPFTYKGEILTPVVGWTTHHSIVEYNGKWWLFHHDSVPSGARTWLRSLKVCELKYDAEGNIQTIEGLDD, from the coding sequence ATGGCAACTAAAACCCCTAAAAGATACCTTCTTCCATCCGATTACATGGCTGACCCGTCAGTCCATGTGTTTGATGGAAAACTCTACATCTACCCATCCCACGACTGGGAGTCCGGAATCCCTGAGGACGACTTCGGCAGCCACTTCGCAATGAAGGACTACCATGTCCTCTCGCTGGAAGGCAAGGATCCGATGACTTCGCCGGTAAAGGATCATGGTGTCGCTCTCAAGATCGAGGACATCAAATGGGCCGGCCGCCAGTTGTGGGACTGCGATGTAGCCCGCAAGAACGGTAAATACTACCTCTATTTCCCGCTCAAGGACAAGACCGACATCTTCCGTTTCGGCGTCGCTGTCAGCGATTCTCCGACCGGACCGTTCGTGCCTCAGCCTGACCCGATGCGCGGTAGCTATTCTATCGACGTCTGCGTTTTCGAGGAGAATGGAGAGTATTATTTCTACTTCGGAGGTATATGGGGCGGCCAGCTCCAGCGTTACCGTGACAACAAGGCCCTCGATACAGGCAGTACGTTCCCTGCCGATGACGAGCCTGCAATCCCTCCGAGAGTAGCCCGTCTTTCAGACGACATGCTCCAGTTTGCGGAGGAGCCTAAGCCGATCGTCATCCTCGACGAAAACGGCAAGCCTCTCACTGCAGGCGACAACCACCGTCGTTTCTTCGAGGCCAGCTGGATGCATAAATACAATGGAAAATATTACTACAGCTACTCTACAGGCGATACACATCATCTCTGCTACGCAGTAGGCGACAGCCCATACGGACCATTCACCTACAAGGGCGAGATCCTGACTCCTGTAGTCGGCTGGACTACCCACCACAGTATTGTGGAGTATAATGGCAAATGGTGGCTCTTCCACCATGATTCTGTCCCTTCAGGCGCCCGTACATGGCTCCGCAGCCTCAAGGTCTGCGAGCTCAAGTATGATGCCGAGGGCAATATCCAGACAATTGAAGGTCTGGATGATTAA
- a CDS encoding transcriptional regulator, XRE family, which translates to MEDIKWMTDATILEHVGSRVREWRLEVGLSQKDLAAKALLSLQTVQKLEKGKGASLFNLIRILRIAGRLDALEAFTTEREISPIALEKLNSHNKVRQRAPKRKKDENAEGTPLW; encoded by the coding sequence ATGGAAGATATTAAATGGATGACGGATGCTACTATCCTGGAGCATGTAGGTTCAAGGGTAAGGGAATGGCGTCTGGAGGTCGGCCTCTCGCAGAAGGATTTGGCTGCCAAAGCTTTGCTGTCTCTTCAGACAGTGCAGAAACTGGAGAAAGGGAAAGGCGCAAGTCTGTTTAATCTTATACGTATCTTGCGTATTGCGGGCAGGCTTGATGCCCTGGAGGCGTTTACCACCGAGAGGGAAATTTCCCCTATCGCGCTCGAGAAGCTGAATTCGCATAACAAGGTCCGTCAGAGGGCTCCTAAACGTAAGAAGGATGAAAACGCTGAAGGTACTCCTTTATGGTAG